In the genome of Luteitalea sp., one region contains:
- a CDS encoding heavy metal-binding domain-containing protein: MIVTTTAMLDGRPVKSYLGVVTGEAILGANIFRDIFAGIRDIVGGRSAAYEKELRRAKDLAMQEMQEQAQALGANAVIGVDLDYETVGQGGSMLMVSASGTAVVVD; encoded by the coding sequence GTGATCGTGACGACGACCGCGATGTTGGATGGACGGCCGGTGAAGTCGTATCTCGGCGTGGTGACCGGCGAAGCCATCCTTGGCGCAAACATCTTCCGCGACATCTTCGCTGGCATTCGCGATATCGTCGGCGGCCGGTCTGCGGCCTACGAAAAGGAGCTGCGGCGTGCGAAGGATCTTGCCATGCAGGAGATGCAGGAGCAGGCGCAGGCGCTCGGGGCGAACGCCGTCATTGGTGTCGACCTGGACTACGAGACCGTCGGCCAGGGCGGCAGCATGTTGATGGTCAGCGCCAGCGGGACTGCGGTCGTGGTTGATTAG
- a CDS encoding PQQ-binding-like beta-propeller repeat protein, translating to MVARGFVIGLAMAALGGVLPASRAGVSFAQSDSEVRRARLGRPGVDWPSFRGPTASGVAEGFATPVTSNVEASKGVAWRTPIPGLGHSSPIVWQDRICVTTAISGKADAELKVGLYGNIDPVDDDTAHEWRVVCLDKDTGKVAWSQTARRGAPAIKRHTKSTHANSTLSTDGTHLVAFFGSEGLYCYRLSDGRLLWKKDLGVLDSGFFQVPEAQWGFASSPVIHDGRVIVQCDVQKDSFIAAFAVEDGREIWRTPRHDVPTWSTPGILRDGVQAQLIANGWHEIAGYDFATGKKLWTMKGGGDIPVPTPIVGHGLIFITNAHGDLSPIYAIRPDATGNITLQGNQRSNAHIAWSTPREGAYMQTPLVYGEHLYTSKDNGVLGVYEATTGTRLYQQRLADGRTGFTASPVAADGKVYFTSEEGDVYVIKAGPTFEQLAENPMGEVCMATPAISEGRLYFRTRGHLVAIGN from the coding sequence GTGGTTGCGCGTGGATTTGTCATCGGGCTCGCGATGGCGGCGCTGGGAGGTGTGCTCCCGGCGTCGAGGGCCGGCGTTTCGTTTGCCCAGTCTGATTCCGAGGTACGACGTGCACGCCTCGGACGTCCCGGCGTCGACTGGCCGTCGTTCCGCGGGCCGACGGCGAGCGGTGTCGCCGAGGGGTTCGCCACGCCGGTGACCTCGAACGTCGAGGCCTCGAAGGGAGTCGCATGGAGGACTCCCATCCCGGGCCTCGGCCATTCCAGCCCCATCGTCTGGCAGGATCGGATTTGCGTCACGACGGCGATCAGCGGCAAGGCGGATGCCGAGCTGAAGGTCGGACTCTACGGGAACATCGATCCGGTCGACGACGACACGGCGCACGAGTGGCGTGTCGTCTGTCTCGACAAGGACACTGGGAAGGTGGCCTGGTCGCAGACGGCGCGTCGCGGTGCGCCCGCGATCAAACGGCACACGAAGTCCACGCATGCCAACTCGACACTCTCCACCGATGGCACGCACCTGGTCGCATTCTTCGGCTCGGAAGGGCTCTACTGCTACCGCCTCTCGGACGGCCGTCTATTGTGGAAGAAGGATCTCGGCGTTCTCGACTCTGGGTTCTTCCAGGTGCCGGAGGCGCAGTGGGGCTTTGCCAGCTCGCCCGTGATCCACGACGGTCGTGTGATCGTCCAGTGCGACGTTCAAAAGGATTCGTTCATCGCGGCATTTGCGGTAGAGGACGGCCGGGAGATCTGGCGGACGCCGCGGCATGACGTGCCAACCTGGAGCACGCCGGGCATTCTGCGAGACGGCGTGCAAGCGCAGCTGATCGCCAACGGCTGGCACGAGATTGCCGGTTACGATTTCGCCACGGGGAAGAAGCTCTGGACGATGAAGGGCGGCGGTGATATTCCCGTGCCGACGCCCATCGTCGGGCACGGGTTGATCTTCATTACGAACGCGCACGGCGATCTCTCGCCCATCTACGCGATTCGCCCAGATGCGACCGGCAACATCACGCTCCAGGGCAATCAGCGGTCGAACGCGCACATCGCGTGGAGCACGCCGCGCGAAGGCGCGTACATGCAAACACCCCTCGTTTACGGTGAGCACCTCTACACCAGCAAGGACAACGGTGTGCTCGGCGTCTACGAGGCGACGACCGGCACGCGCCTCTATCAGCAGCGGCTGGCGGATGGAAGGACCGGCTTCACCGCGTCGCCCGTTGCGGCGGACGGCAAGGTCTACTTCACCAGTGAAGAGGGCGACGTGTACGTCATCAAGGCGGGACCCACGTTCGAGCAGCTCGCAGAGAACCCGATGGGGGAGGTCTGCATGGCGACCCCCGCGATTTCCGAGGGGCGCCTCTACTTTCGAACGCGCGGCCATCTGGTTGCCATCGGGAATTGA